In Streptomyces nojiriensis, one genomic interval encodes:
- the mqnE gene encoding aminofutalosine synthase MqnE: MDAGLKRELEEKVRSGERLTREDGIALYESDDLAWLGGLAHEVRTRKNGDVVHFNVNRHLNMTNVCTASCAYCSFQRKPGEKDAYTMRIEEAVRLAKAMENDNLTELHIVNGLHPNLPWRYYPRSLSELKKALPNVSLKAFTATEIHHFETISGMSASDILDELIEAGLESLTGGGAEIFDWEVRQHIVDHRTHWEDWSRIHRLAHEKGLKTPSTMLYGHIEEPRHRVDHVLRLRELQDETGGFQVFIPLRYQHDFVDMQDGKVRNKLQARTTMATGAEALKTFAVSRLLFDNVPHVKVFWVMHGVQTAQLALQHGADDMDGSVVEYKITHDADNYGTPNKLGRDDLLELIREAGFRPVERNTRYEIIREYPGPDASLRETPQAMRV, translated from the coding sequence ATGGACGCTGGGCTCAAGCGTGAGCTGGAGGAGAAGGTCCGCTCCGGCGAGCGGCTGACCCGTGAGGACGGTATCGCCCTCTACGAGTCGGACGACCTGGCCTGGCTCGGTGGCCTCGCCCACGAGGTGCGCACGCGCAAGAACGGTGACGTCGTCCACTTCAACGTCAACCGGCACCTCAACATGACGAACGTGTGCACCGCCTCGTGCGCGTACTGCTCGTTCCAGCGCAAGCCGGGCGAGAAGGACGCGTACACGATGCGCATCGAGGAGGCCGTGCGCCTGGCCAAGGCCATGGAGAACGACAACCTCACCGAGCTGCACATCGTCAACGGCCTGCACCCGAACCTGCCGTGGCGCTACTACCCGCGCTCGCTCTCCGAGCTGAAGAAGGCGCTGCCGAACGTCTCGCTGAAGGCGTTCACGGCGACCGAGATCCACCACTTCGAGACGATCTCGGGGATGTCGGCCTCCGACATCCTCGACGAGCTGATCGAGGCCGGTCTGGAGTCGCTCACCGGCGGCGGCGCGGAGATCTTCGACTGGGAGGTCCGGCAGCACATCGTCGACCACCGCACCCACTGGGAAGACTGGTCGCGCATCCACCGGCTCGCCCACGAGAAGGGTCTCAAGACCCCCTCGACCATGCTCTACGGGCACATCGAGGAGCCGCGCCACCGCGTGGACCACGTGCTGCGGCTGCGCGAGCTCCAGGACGAGACCGGCGGTTTCCAGGTCTTCATCCCGCTGCGGTACCAGCACGACTTCGTGGACATGCAGGACGGCAAGGTGCGCAACAAGCTCCAGGCGCGTACGACGATGGCGACCGGCGCCGAGGCGCTGAAGACCTTCGCCGTCTCGCGGCTGCTCTTCGACAACGTGCCGCACGTCAAGGTCTTCTGGGTGATGCACGGTGTGCAGACCGCCCAGCTCGCGCTGCAGCACGGCGCGGACGACATGGACGGCTCGGTCGTCGAGTACAAGATCACGCACGACGCGGACAACTACGGCACCCCCAACAAGCTGGGCCGTGACGATCTCCTGGAGCTGATCCGGGAAGCGGGCTTCCGCCCGGTCGAGCGCAACACGCGCTACGAGATCATCCGCGAGTACCCCGGTCCGGACGCGAGCCTGCGCGAGACCCCGCAGGCGATGCGCGTCTGA
- a CDS encoding GNAT family N-acetyltransferase, which produces MTLTFTLDPVVDPCLREGILALWADVSNAGGAVGFVPPVTLDDVRPALDRHLAGVADGSCRLLVGHDGGGAVAATAVLARNTHRLQLHWLWAYTVMVHPRHQGKGYGRELMAATEAAARSIEGIDAIRLGCRGGLGLEHFYASCGYKEVGRVPGAIRVAPGDDRDDITMLLPLH; this is translated from the coding sequence ATGACCCTTACGTTTACTCTGGACCCGGTCGTCGACCCCTGCCTGCGTGAGGGAATCCTGGCGCTGTGGGCCGACGTCTCCAACGCGGGGGGTGCCGTGGGCTTCGTGCCCCCGGTCACCCTCGACGACGTCCGCCCCGCGCTCGACAGGCACCTCGCCGGCGTCGCCGACGGGAGCTGCCGCCTGCTGGTCGGGCACGACGGGGGCGGGGCGGTCGCCGCGACCGCCGTCCTCGCGCGCAACACGCACCGGCTCCAGCTCCACTGGCTGTGGGCCTACACGGTGATGGTCCATCCGCGGCACCAGGGCAAGGGGTACGGGCGCGAGCTGATGGCCGCGACCGAAGCCGCGGCCCGCTCCATCGAGGGCATCGACGCGATCCGCCTCGGCTGCCGCGGCGGTCTCGGCCTGGAGCACTTCTACGCCTCCTGCGGCTACAAGGAGGTCGGCCGCGTCCCCGGCGCCATCCGGGTGGCCCCGGGCGACGACCGCGACGACATCACGATGCTGCTGCCGCTGCACTGA
- a CDS encoding DUF4229 domain-containing protein has protein sequence MRLGIFVGCLVAVAGFVRLGWVPAGLGDANVAWVVLLAIVISAPLSFVLLRKQRDEMSTQISGRVAGAKERLAANRSQEDQADDAARVTS, from the coding sequence ATGCGCCTGGGCATCTTCGTCGGCTGCCTCGTCGCCGTCGCGGGCTTCGTCCGGCTCGGCTGGGTGCCCGCAGGGCTCGGGGACGCCAATGTCGCCTGGGTCGTGCTCCTCGCCATCGTGATCTCCGCCCCGCTCTCCTTCGTCCTTCTGCGCAAGCAGCGCGACGAGATGTCCACGCAGATCTCCGGGCGCGTCGCGGGTGCGAAGGAGCGGCTCGCCGCGAACCGCAGCCAGGAGGACCAGGCGGACGACGCGGCACGCGTCACCTCGTAA
- a CDS encoding dicarboxylate/amino acid:cation symporter: protein MSVSATPQAPAKASFKFPFWAQIVAGLALGVLFGWIARSQDISWLATTLEKTGDLFVQLLKLAIAPLVFFAILVSITNLRKVNNAARLASRTLLWFMITSLIAVGIGIAIGLLTDPGSGTGLTAADGKDPKKTGSWIDFLTGIVPTDIVTPFTELKVLQIVFLAVVAGIAALQLGGKAKPVLDLAESALELLQKALWWVIRLAPIGTVGLIGTAIATYGWDLIGKYATFTADIYIGCALVMFGVYPLLLATVAKVSPLQFFKGAWPAIQLAFVSRSSVGTMPVTQKVTERLGVPKEYASFAVPFGATTKMDGCAAIYPALAAIFIAQIFDVQLGIKEYLLIVFVSVIGSAATAGLTGATVMLTLTLSTLGLPLAGVGLLLAIDPILDMMRTATNVAGQALVPVIVAAREGILDKEAYASASASPLDEPAPAAEAVAVAA, encoded by the coding sequence GTGTCCGTGTCCGCGACCCCCCAGGCCCCTGCCAAGGCCTCGTTCAAGTTCCCCTTCTGGGCCCAGATCGTCGCCGGTCTCGCCCTCGGTGTCCTCTTCGGCTGGATAGCCCGCAGCCAGGACATCAGCTGGCTCGCCACCACGCTGGAGAAGACCGGCGACCTCTTCGTCCAGCTGCTGAAGCTGGCCATCGCCCCGCTCGTCTTCTTCGCGATCCTGGTGTCGATCACCAACCTGCGGAAGGTGAACAACGCGGCGCGCCTCGCCTCCCGCACCCTCCTCTGGTTCATGATCACCTCGCTGATCGCGGTCGGCATCGGCATCGCCATCGGCCTGCTGACCGACCCCGGTTCCGGCACCGGCCTCACCGCCGCCGACGGCAAGGACCCGAAGAAGACCGGCTCCTGGATCGACTTCCTCACCGGGATCGTGCCCACCGACATCGTCACGCCGTTCACCGAGCTGAAGGTCCTTCAGATCGTCTTCCTGGCCGTCGTCGCCGGTATCGCCGCCCTCCAGCTGGGCGGCAAGGCCAAGCCGGTCCTCGACCTCGCCGAGTCCGCCCTGGAGCTGCTCCAGAAGGCCCTGTGGTGGGTCATCCGCCTCGCCCCGATCGGCACCGTCGGCCTCATCGGCACTGCGATCGCCACGTACGGCTGGGACCTGATCGGCAAGTACGCCACCTTCACCGCCGACATCTACATCGGCTGCGCCCTCGTGATGTTCGGCGTCTACCCGCTGCTGCTCGCGACGGTCGCCAAGGTCAGCCCGCTCCAGTTCTTCAAGGGCGCCTGGCCCGCCATCCAGCTGGCCTTCGTCTCCCGCTCCTCGGTCGGCACCATGCCGGTCACCCAGAAGGTAACCGAGCGCCTCGGCGTCCCGAAGGAGTACGCCTCCTTCGCCGTCCCGTTCGGCGCCACCACCAAGATGGACGGCTGCGCCGCGATCTACCCGGCCCTCGCCGCCATCTTCATCGCGCAGATCTTCGACGTGCAGCTCGGCATCAAGGAGTACCTGCTCATCGTCTTCGTCTCGGTCATCGGCTCCGCAGCCACGGCCGGTCTGACGGGCGCCACCGTCATGCTGACGCTGACCCTGTCCACGCTGGGCCTGCCGCTCGCCGGCGTCGGCCTGCTGCTGGCGATCGACCCGATCCTGGACATGATGCGCACCGCCACCAACGTGGCCGGCCAGGCCCTGGTCCCGGTCATCGTCGCGGCCCGCGAGGGGATCCTGGACAAGGAGGCCTACGCCTCCGCCTCGGCCTCCCCGCTGGACGAGCCCGCCCCGGCCGCCGAGGCGGTCGCGGTCGCGGCCTGA